In Oncorhynchus nerka isolate Pitt River linkage group LG26, Oner_Uvic_2.0, whole genome shotgun sequence, one DNA window encodes the following:
- the LOC115110856 gene encoding parvalbumin-7-like encodes MAMNSILNAADIKKALDAFAAADSFDHKKFFEMVGLKAKSAEDVKKAFLVLDADASGFIEEEELKFVLKGFASDGRDLTDKETKAFLNEADKDGDGMIGIDEFVALVHE; translated from the exons ATggcgatgaacagcattctcaacgCTGCCGATATCAAGAAAGCCCTAGACGCATTCGCAG CGGCTGACTCGTTTGACCATAAGAAGTTCTTTGAGATGGTGGGTCTGAAAGCCAAGTCAGCTGAGGATGTGAAGAAAGCCTTCCTGGTGCTGGACGCTGATGCCAGCGGATtcatagaggaggaggagctcaa GTTCGTACTGAAGGGATTTGCCTCAGACGGCAGGGACCTGACCGACAAAGAAACCAAAGCGTTCTTAAACGAAGCCGACAAGGACGGAGACGGCATGATCGGCATCGACG AGTTCGTTGCCCTGGTGCACGAGTAA